One part of the Thermococcus litoralis DSM 5473 genome encodes these proteins:
- a CDS encoding TldD/PmbA family protein: protein MIDELIKILNRENVEWEVYWEIGRGSSFKIEKCELERAQRKYHSGIGLRVGYNGKQGFSYITGLTHSKEDLEKFVKKTIKLAKVGEVKFYGFPEKKSIKKVSGIYDKQIAKLEFEEALELGRGISKKESELRDKYGRSYTFSGRLAFGVAKDGIVNSNGIEMKEEGTAMSFSVYIVRKDGKVGTGDYYKASRTMMDFERELEKGLEKAMQEVELSYNAKPLESFDGELVLEPHSVASILGLFISNLRGDNVYHRRSRFNKLGESVASEAFTLIDDATLEGKIASYSFDGEGNPSQRTVLVESGILKNFILDETYARLLKMESTGNAVRDFRTPPHIGTSNIIVEGREEKLEDFEGVVIKKVFGEHTANQISGDFSLTVELGYVVKNGEVIPFKDNMFVGNVFEFVKSITAVGKKKEELGAFISPRVLGVGRIV, encoded by the coding sequence ATGATAGATGAGCTGATTAAAATCCTAAACCGCGAGAACGTCGAGTGGGAAGTTTACTGGGAGATTGGTAGGGGAAGTTCATTTAAAATTGAGAAGTGTGAGCTTGAGAGAGCCCAAAGGAAATACCATTCTGGCATTGGCCTTAGGGTGGGATACAACGGAAAACAGGGCTTTTCTTATATTACCGGGCTAACCCACTCAAAAGAAGACCTTGAAAAGTTTGTTAAAAAGACCATAAAACTTGCAAAGGTCGGAGAGGTAAAGTTTTACGGATTCCCCGAAAAAAAGTCCATTAAAAAAGTTAGCGGGATTTACGATAAGCAGATAGCGAAGCTGGAGTTTGAAGAAGCTTTAGAGCTAGGAAGAGGGATCTCTAAAAAAGAGAGCGAGCTGAGAGATAAATATGGAAGAAGCTATACTTTTTCGGGGAGATTGGCTTTTGGTGTGGCAAAAGACGGCATAGTGAATTCAAACGGAATCGAGATGAAAGAAGAAGGCACAGCAATGAGCTTTAGCGTTTACATCGTTAGAAAAGATGGAAAAGTTGGAACTGGGGATTACTACAAAGCCTCAAGAACTATGATGGACTTCGAAAGAGAGCTTGAGAAAGGGCTCGAAAAGGCTATGCAGGAGGTTGAGCTAAGCTACAATGCAAAACCGCTGGAGTCTTTTGATGGAGAGCTCGTTCTAGAGCCGCACTCAGTTGCATCAATCCTTGGACTGTTCATTTCAAACCTAAGGGGGGACAACGTATATCACAGAAGGAGCAGATTTAACAAACTGGGTGAAAGCGTTGCAAGTGAAGCATTCACCCTCATTGATGATGCCACACTGGAAGGCAAAATCGCGAGCTACTCTTTCGATGGCGAAGGAAATCCTTCTCAGAGAACTGTTCTGGTTGAAAGTGGTATTTTAAAGAACTTTATCTTGGACGAAACATATGCAAGGCTCCTTAAAATGGAGAGCACGGGAAATGCCGTGAGAGACTTTAGGACCCCCCCTCACATAGGGACGAGCAACATAATCGTGGAGGGAAGAGAAGAGAAGCTCGAGGACTTTGAGGGAGTTGTAATAAAGAAAGTCTTTGGCGAGCACACTGCAAACCAAATAAGCGGAGATTTTTCACTAACGGTTGAGCTTGGCTATGTTGTCAAAAACGGTGAAGTTATTCCATTCAAGGACAACATGTTTGTGGGAAACGTTTTTGAGTTTGTAAAGTCTATAACAGCAGTAGGGAAGAAAAAAGAGGAACTTGGGGCTTTTATATCTCCCAGAGTGCTTGGTGTGGGAAGAATTGTCTGA
- the gltA gene encoding NADPH-dependent glutamate synthase, giving the protein MMALIKERVPTPERPVEERLKGFMEVNLGYTFELAVKEAERCLQCNPAPCTQGCPVHIDIPGFIRKLRENKDNPEKAVKEALEVIWACNTLPAITGRVCPQEDQCEAPCVMGKVGEPINIGKLERFVADYAREKGIDEELLQEIIPKIEKKKEKVAVIGAGPAGLTCAAELAKEGYQVTIFEALHKPGGVLVYGIPEFRLPNDTIEKELEKLKKLGVEIKTDYIVGRTVTFDELLEEYDAIFIGTGAGTPKLPDIPGINLNGIYSANEFLTRVNLMKAYAFPEYDTPIKVGKKVIVIGAGNTAMDAARTARRLGAEVTIAYRRGEEDVTARVEEVAHAKEEGVKFEFFLNPIEFIGDENGRVKAVKFMKMKPLEERDARGKRKIVPTGETVTLEADTVVIAIGKTTSKLLRMTLPQIEADEYGVIKVDENLMTNIPGVFAGGDAIRGEATVILAMGDGRKAAKGIKQYLEEKRKNA; this is encoded by the coding sequence ATGATGGCGCTTATCAAGGAAAGAGTCCCCACTCCAGAAAGACCTGTGGAAGAAAGGCTTAAAGGTTTTATGGAAGTTAATTTAGGTTATACGTTTGAACTTGCCGTTAAAGAAGCGGAAAGATGTCTCCAGTGTAATCCCGCCCCCTGCACTCAGGGATGCCCCGTTCACATAGACATTCCCGGTTTCATAAGGAAGCTCCGCGAGAACAAGGATAATCCAGAAAAAGCCGTTAAAGAGGCATTAGAAGTTATCTGGGCGTGCAATACTTTGCCCGCAATTACCGGTAGAGTTTGCCCTCAAGAAGACCAATGTGAAGCTCCGTGTGTTATGGGCAAAGTTGGCGAGCCCATAAACATCGGAAAGCTTGAGCGTTTTGTGGCGGATTATGCAAGGGAAAAAGGCATAGATGAGGAACTGCTTCAGGAAATTATTCCAAAAATTGAAAAGAAGAAGGAGAAAGTTGCCGTTATTGGGGCTGGACCCGCTGGGCTTACTTGTGCCGCTGAGCTGGCAAAAGAGGGCTACCAGGTTACAATATTTGAAGCCCTCCATAAGCCGGGAGGGGTTCTGGTTTACGGAATCCCCGAGTTCAGATTGCCAAATGACACCATAGAAAAGGAGCTTGAAAAACTCAAAAAACTTGGCGTTGAGATAAAAACTGACTACATTGTAGGGAGGACTGTAACATTCGATGAACTCCTTGAGGAGTACGATGCTATCTTCATAGGAACCGGCGCTGGAACTCCTAAACTTCCAGATATTCCTGGAATAAACCTGAATGGTATCTATTCAGCGAACGAGTTCCTAACAAGGGTCAACCTCATGAAAGCCTATGCATTCCCAGAATACGACACCCCCATCAAAGTGGGCAAGAAAGTTATAGTTATTGGAGCTGGCAACACTGCAATGGATGCAGCGAGAACCGCAAGGAGGCTTGGAGCAGAGGTCACAATAGCTTATAGAAGGGGAGAGGAAGACGTTACGGCGAGAGTTGAAGAAGTTGCACATGCTAAGGAGGAAGGGGTCAAGTTCGAGTTCTTCCTCAATCCAATTGAGTTCATTGGCGACGAAAACGGAAGAGTGAAGGCAGTGAAGTTCATGAAAATGAAACCCCTTGAAGAGAGAGACGCAAGAGGAAAGAGAAAAATCGTGCCCACCGGAGAAACAGTAACACTTGAGGCAGACACGGTTGTAATAGCAATAGGTAAAACAACAAGCAAGCTCCTTAGGATGACACTTCCACAAATAGAGGCTGATGAATACGGAGTAATAAAGGTCGATGAGAACCTAATGACCAACATCCCTGGTGTTTTTGCTGGTGGGGATGCTATAAGGGGAGAAGCCACGGTAATTCTGGCAATGGGCGACGGAAGAAAAGCCGCAAAGGGAATAAAGCAATACCTGGAAGAAAAACGGAAGAATGCCTGA
- a CDS encoding tRNA (adenine-N1)-methyltransferase translates to MIKQGDKVVLLDPRGKRYLITVKEGEFHTDLGKIDLNELLGREFGTFVESHKGYQFRVLKPRIIDYIDKMKRGPQIIHPKDAAQIVAFAGISPGDVIVEAGVGSGALTLFLANIIGPQGKIIGYEVREDFAKLAWRNIEWAGFADRVEIKLKNIYDGIDEDNVDHIILDLPQPENVVEHAIKALKPGGFFVAYTPCINQVDRLYKKLGEHKAHFTKPKTIECLVREQEVKEECIRPRTTMLAHTGYITFARKR, encoded by the coding sequence ATGATAAAACAGGGAGATAAAGTTGTGCTGCTTGATCCTAGGGGAAAGAGGTATCTTATAACGGTAAAAGAGGGAGAATTTCATACAGATCTGGGCAAAATAGATTTAAACGAGCTTTTAGGGAGAGAGTTTGGGACTTTTGTCGAATCTCATAAGGGATATCAATTTAGGGTTCTCAAGCCAAGAATAATAGACTACATCGACAAGATGAAAAGAGGTCCCCAGATAATTCATCCCAAAGATGCCGCCCAAATAGTAGCATTTGCTGGAATCTCCCCTGGAGATGTCATAGTGGAAGCGGGGGTTGGGAGTGGGGCATTAACGCTTTTTTTAGCCAACATTATTGGCCCTCAGGGAAAAATAATTGGCTATGAAGTGAGGGAAGATTTCGCAAAGCTTGCATGGAGGAATATAGAGTGGGCAGGTTTTGCGGATAGGGTCGAGATAAAGCTAAAGAACATCTATGATGGAATTGATGAGGATAATGTTGATCATATCATCCTAGATCTTCCACAGCCAGAGAACGTTGTGGAACATGCTATAAAAGCTCTAAAGCCAGGAGGATTTTTTGTTGCGTACACTCCCTGCATAAATCAGGTTGACAGACTGTATAAAAAGTTGGGGGAGCATAAAGCTCACTTTACGAAGCCGAAGACAATTGAGTGTTTGGTGAGGGAGCAGGAAGTTAAGGAAGAATGTATAAGGCCAAGAACTACCATGCTTGCCCATACGGGCTACATAACCTTTGCTAGAAAAAGATAA
- a CDS encoding DUF7132 family protein: MRVLEEKPVKIKVVRTRRGALLHMIEISKNHFFLEQNPLKDSKYGVAYRKIKNKFPEFYMFWEIKNNRYTGRLLVGSFLEKEEIDEFITLVAQTDEFKKFEHILEEIEEEEEEEKEEETTI; the protein is encoded by the coding sequence ATGAGAGTTCTGGAAGAAAAGCCCGTAAAGATTAAAGTAGTTAGAACAAGAAGAGGAGCTCTTCTCCACATGATAGAAATCTCAAAGAACCATTTCTTCCTTGAACAGAATCCGCTTAAGGATTCAAAGTACGGTGTAGCTTATAGGAAAATAAAGAACAAGTTCCCCGAATTCTATATGTTCTGGGAGATCAAGAACAACCGGTACACAGGAAGACTTTTGGTAGGTTCTTTCCTTGAAAAAGAAGAAATAGACGAATTCATTACGCTGGTCGCTCAGACAGATGAGTTCAAGAAATTTGAGCACATACTTGAAGAAATCGAAGAGGAGGAAGAAGAGGAAAAGGAGGAAGAGACAACTATTTAG
- a CDS encoding sulfide/dihydroorotate dehydrogenase-like FAD/NAD-binding protein, which yields MYEILEKREIAAKNVLYKIHAPHIARKVQPGQFVVVRAFENGERIPLTPVMWDPEEGWIILVVFIRGKTTLRMNVELKEGDKILNIAGPLGNPAPMKKFGKILAIGMMTGIVEVYPIAKAWQEIGNEVITLHIAPEPMVLLKEELENAVSKHVVVSFPLREGMGMPEISKELVTRGQAKVRELIEKEKPDLVFMVGPAGGQKAIFEVVKEYGMPMEVDLHPIMVDGTGMCGACRVTVGGEVKFACVDGPSFDAYEVNWDELIARSGFYTDLERKALEDYLAKLQQGGVQ from the coding sequence ATGTACGAGATATTGGAAAAGAGGGAAATAGCTGCCAAGAATGTCCTGTATAAGATTCACGCTCCACATATAGCTAGAAAAGTCCAACCAGGTCAATTTGTAGTAGTTAGGGCATTCGAGAACGGTGAAAGGATCCCCCTAACCCCCGTGATGTGGGATCCTGAGGAAGGGTGGATAATACTGGTAGTGTTCATAAGAGGAAAGACCACTCTTAGAATGAACGTGGAACTAAAAGAAGGGGACAAAATATTGAACATAGCCGGCCCCCTTGGAAACCCAGCGCCGATGAAAAAATTTGGGAAGATTCTGGCAATAGGGATGATGACTGGGATAGTAGAGGTTTACCCAATAGCCAAAGCGTGGCAGGAAATTGGAAACGAGGTAATAACCCTTCACATAGCTCCAGAACCCATGGTTCTCCTTAAAGAAGAGTTGGAAAATGCAGTTTCAAAACATGTAGTAGTGAGCTTCCCGCTTAGAGAAGGCATGGGAATGCCAGAAATATCCAAAGAACTCGTCACAAGGGGACAAGCAAAGGTAAGGGAACTCATTGAAAAAGAAAAGCCAGATTTAGTCTTCATGGTTGGACCCGCAGGAGGGCAGAAGGCTATTTTTGAAGTGGTTAAAGAATATGGAATGCCCATGGAAGTTGATCTTCACCCCATAATGGTTGATGGGACTGGAATGTGCGGTGCATGTAGAGTTACCGTCGGAGGGGAAGTTAAATTTGCATGTGTAGATGGTCCAAGCTTTGATGCTTATGAAGTAAACTGGGACGAGCTTATTGCTAGGTCTGGGTTCTATACTGACTTAGAAAGGAAGGCTTTGGAGGATTACCTTGCTAAACTCCAACAAGGAGGTGTTCAATGA
- a CDS encoding class I SAM-dependent methyltransferase has translation MSLEEILEEEDLGIEILHPGGLEITRELAELCGINEKSKVLDVACGTGETACFLAETFGCEVVGIDVSPVMIEKAKKKAKMRGLEGRTTFILADAHELPFPDNTFDVVISECTLCLLNKEVALKEMVRVVKPNGCVGIHDVAWRGNAPEKLKLKLKEIEGEEPKTPDEWRRLFEKASLIDVVVLDKSHLIPEWMKEIRKEVGFWGEVKIFLKILRKEGLKGLKNAWESMKIFESPYTGYVIVVGRKPAK, from the coding sequence ATGAGCTTGGAAGAAATTTTAGAGGAAGAAGATTTGGGAATTGAAATCCTTCATCCCGGCGGATTGGAAATTACAAGAGAGTTAGCAGAACTCTGCGGCATTAATGAAAAATCCAAAGTTTTGGATGTAGCATGCGGCACTGGCGAAACTGCATGCTTTTTAGCGGAAACCTTTGGTTGTGAAGTCGTGGGAATTGACGTTTCTCCTGTAATGATAGAGAAAGCAAAGAAGAAAGCAAAAATGAGAGGATTGGAAGGTAGAACTACTTTCATCTTAGCAGATGCCCACGAATTGCCTTTTCCAGATAACACTTTTGATGTTGTCATTTCAGAGTGCACGCTCTGTCTCCTTAACAAGGAAGTTGCATTAAAGGAAATGGTTCGTGTAGTTAAGCCAAATGGCTGTGTGGGAATACACGACGTTGCTTGGAGAGGGAATGCACCCGAAAAACTGAAGCTAAAACTTAAGGAGATTGAGGGAGAAGAGCCGAAAACTCCCGACGAGTGGAGAAGGCTTTTTGAGAAAGCTAGTCTTATAGATGTTGTTGTACTTGACAAATCCCATCTAATTCCCGAGTGGATGAAAGAAATTAGAAAAGAGGTTGGTTTCTGGGGAGAGGTGAAAATATTCCTGAAGATACTTAGAAAAGAAGGATTAAAGGGTCTGAAAAATGCCTGGGAGTCAATGAAGATTTTTGAAAGCCCCTATACCGGTTATGTTATTGTCGTGGGAAGAAAGCCGGCTAAATAG
- a CDS encoding TldD/PmbA family protein, translating to MEVEKLIKKAEELSQKYGIPYYEVRIARISATHIEMQNSHFEDISSNMEIGIGVRAFDGSWGFSSANDIRRAEKALETAMKIAKATKGNSKIYVGDPVKDDAEISVKKPFSDVDLEEKITLLKELDSLLVEKELPNRRIAYGDGVKEQFYFNSVGSEIRTVVPKIRLSFSVTAKKGNDMQTYWKVFGGTVGWEMIEGIDFNYWTSFVKNKAKELLNASLPPSGEFDVIVDPELAGVFIHEALGHAAEGDAVKNGESILEGKLGKEIAVEDLTVVDDPTLPGKFGSYIYDDEGIKARRVEIIKDGVLKEYLLDRETAAFFGLEPNGHGRAQSYNYQPLVRMSNTYIEPGDWSFEEMVEEVKNGLYLIGDKGGQVDIANGTFMFGAKEGYIIENGEIKTPIRDVALSGKILDVLKNIRAIGRDLKIEFPGYCGKGQWVSVDDGGPHVLTRALVGGLL from the coding sequence ATGGAAGTTGAAAAGCTAATCAAAAAAGCCGAGGAGCTCAGTCAAAAGTATGGAATACCTTACTACGAGGTGAGAATAGCCAGAATAAGTGCAACCCATATTGAAATGCAGAACTCTCACTTTGAGGACATCTCTTCAAACATGGAAATTGGGATTGGTGTTAGAGCTTTTGACGGTTCTTGGGGTTTCTCATCGGCAAATGACATTAGAAGGGCAGAAAAAGCCCTTGAAACTGCAATGAAAATTGCAAAAGCCACAAAGGGGAACTCAAAAATCTATGTTGGAGACCCGGTTAAGGATGATGCGGAAATAAGTGTTAAGAAGCCATTTTCTGATGTGGATTTGGAAGAGAAAATAACCCTTCTAAAGGAGCTGGATTCTCTATTGGTGGAAAAAGAGCTACCCAACAGAAGGATAGCCTACGGAGATGGGGTGAAAGAGCAGTTCTACTTTAACTCCGTGGGAAGTGAAATCAGAACAGTAGTTCCCAAAATACGTTTGAGCTTCTCTGTCACTGCAAAAAAAGGCAATGACATGCAGACCTACTGGAAGGTCTTTGGAGGCACTGTGGGATGGGAAATGATAGAAGGGATAGACTTCAACTACTGGACGTCTTTTGTCAAAAATAAAGCCAAAGAACTTTTAAACGCATCCCTGCCCCCCTCGGGAGAGTTTGACGTAATAGTTGACCCCGAGCTTGCCGGAGTTTTCATTCACGAAGCCCTTGGGCATGCAGCGGAGGGAGATGCCGTTAAAAACGGGGAAAGCATACTGGAAGGAAAACTTGGGAAAGAGATAGCCGTTGAGGATCTCACCGTTGTAGATGATCCCACTTTGCCGGGAAAATTTGGCTCATACATCTACGATGATGAAGGGATTAAGGCGAGAAGAGTTGAGATAATAAAAGATGGGGTTCTCAAAGAATATCTCCTCGACAGAGAAACTGCGGCTTTCTTTGGGCTTGAGCCTAACGGTCATGGAAGGGCACAGAGCTACAACTATCAGCCCCTCGTGAGGATGAGCAACACCTATATAGAGCCCGGAGACTGGAGCTTTGAGGAGATGGTTGAAGAGGTCAAAAACGGGCTCTACCTCATAGGAGACAAAGGCGGGCAGGTGGACATAGCTAACGGAACCTTCATGTTCGGAGCAAAGGAAGGATATATAATCGAGAACGGGGAGATAAAGACCCCCATAAGAGATGTAGCGCTCTCGGGCAAGATTCTAGACGTCCTCAAGAACATAAGAGCCATAGGGAGAGACCTCAAAATCGAGTTCCCCGGCTACTGCGGAAAAGGTCAATGGGTATCCGTTGACGACGGAGGACCCCACGTTTTGACGAGGGCACTAGTGGGAGGACTTCTCTGA